From a region of the Kwoniella newhampshirensis strain CBS 13917 chromosome 11, whole genome shotgun sequence genome:
- a CDS encoding ubiquitin-conjugating enzyme E2 8 produces the protein MKLLMSDYQVTLVNNKMSEFFVKFHGPVETPFAKGVWKIHVELPEQFPYKSPSIGFMNKIFHPNIDELSGSVCLDVINQTWSPMFELINIFEIFLPQLLRYPNPADPLNGEAAALLMRDPKAYAKKVESYVDRYATPEDADQAGEDDDEDDEDEDDPRPLKRQNGHGTSNGTTKVNGNGNGNGAATEEADGDEDDEDEDDKMSDMGEFSDDDEEIMGKMDD, from the exons ATGAAGCT TCTCATGTCCGACTACCAAGTGACCTTGGTCAACAACAAAATGTCAGAGTTCTTCGTGAAATTTCACGGTCCCGTAGAGA CTCCTTTTGCCAAGGGCGTATGGAAAATCCACGTCGAGCTTCCTGAACAGTTTCCATATAAATCGCCAAGTATTGGCTTCATGAACAagatcttccatcccaaTATCGACGAGCT GAGTGGAAGTGTCTGTCTAGATGTCATAAATCAGACCTGGTCACCTATGTTCG AactcatcaacatcttcgagatcttccttcctcagctCTTACGGTACCCGAATCCTGCCGATCCTCTGAACGGTGAAGCTGCAGCCCTCCTCATGCGAGATCCCAAAGCATATGCCAAGAAAGTTGAGTCTTACGTCGATCGATATGCTACGCCTGAAGATGCCGACCaagcaggagaagacgacgatgaggatgacgaagatgaggatgatccTCGTCCGTTGAAGAGACAGAACGGACATGGAACGTCGAACGGAACTACAAAGGTCAACGGCAATGGAAATGGCAATGGTGCTGCAACAGAGGAAGCGGAcggagacgaggacgatgaagacgaagacgacaagATGAGTGATATGGGAGAGTTTagcgatgacgacgaggagatcatgGGCAAGATGGATGATTAG